Proteins co-encoded in one Cinclus cinclus chromosome 17, bCinCin1.1, whole genome shotgun sequence genomic window:
- the UPB1 gene encoding beta-ureidopropionase: protein MAGELESLESCLERHIPPGELAEVKRILYGGEARKLDLPTAALSAAQEKDFELQGYGFDAAPEQLRRPRIVRVGLIQNKIPLPTDTAVAVQVAALHRRIEEMVGVAAMCGVNIVCFQEAWTMPFAFCTREKLPWTEFAESAEDGPTTKFCQELAKKYHMVVVSPILERDELHGGILWNTAVVISNSGALLGKSRKNHIPRVGDFNESTYYMEGNTGHPVFQTQFGTIAVNICYGRHHPLNWLMYSMNGAEIIFNPSATIGTLSEALWPIEARNAAIANHCFTCPINRVGTEYYKNAFTSGDGGKAHHELGHFYGSSYVAAPDGSRTPGLSRTRDGLLVAEMDLNLCRQVSDKWNFKMTGRYEMYAEKLAEAIQPFFIPNIIKE from the exons ATGGCGGGAGAGCTGGAGTCGCTGGAGTCGTGCCTGGAGCGGCACATCCCGCCCGGGGAACTCGCCGAGGTGAAGCGGATCCTCTATGGGGGCGAGGCCAG AAAACTTGATTTGCCAACTGCTGCGCTgtcagcagctcaggaaaaagATTTTGAACTACAGGGCTATGGATTTGATGCTGCTCCGGAGCAATTGAGAAGGCCACGTATTGTTCGAGTGGGACTGATACAGAATAAAATTCCTCTtcccacagacacagcagtgGCAGTCCAG gtggctgctctgcacagacGCATCGAGGAGATGGTGGGAGTGGCCGCAATGTGTGGGGTCAACATTGTGTGCTTCCAGGAGGCTTGGA CCATGCCCTTTGCTTTTTGTACAAGAGAGAAACTTCCTTGGACTGAATTTGCTGAGTCAGCAGAGGATGGGCCAACAACAAAATTCTGTCAAGAG CTTGCAAAGAAGTACCATATGGTTGTGGTGTCTCCAATCCTGGAGCGAGATGAACTGCATGGTGGAATTCTGTGGAATACTGCAGTGGTCATTTCTAATTCTGGAGCACTCCTTggaaaaagtaggaaaaatcACATTCCAAGGGTTGGAGATTTCAATGAG tCTACTTACTACATGGAGGGAAACACAGGACACCCAGTGTTTCAGACACAGTTTGGGACAATTGCTGTGAACATCTGCTATGGGCGCCACCACCCTCTGAACTGGCTCATGTATAGCATGAATGGAGCAGAGATCATCTTTAACCCTTCAGCCACTATTGGGACACTCAG CGAGGCGCTGTGGCCCATCGAAGCCAGAAACGCTGCCATAGCCAATCACTGCTTCACGTGCCCCATCAACAGAGTAGGAACG GAGTACTACAAAAACGCTTTTACTTCTGGAGATGGTGGAAAAG CACACCATGAGCTGGGCCATTTCTATGGCTCGAGTTACGTGGCTGCGCCAGACGGCAGCAGGACCCCAGGACTCTCTCGCACTCGGGATGGGCTGCTGGTGGCAGAGATGGACCTCAACCTCTGCAGGCAAGTCAGTGACAAATGGAATTTTAAG